A region of the Streptomyces sp. NBC_00442 genome:
GCCTGCTGCCTGACCGGGGCGGCGGGTTCGGGCGGGAGGCTCCCGCGGATCTCCATGTTCTGGCACCCACCCTTGCGGCTCGACGGCACACCCCACTCCTGAAGAGTGTCGGGAGTGCGCTGGTCCGGACCGGCTGACTGAACAGAAGTCAGCATCTATCGCCGCTTTTTGATGAGCGATGAAAGAGAAGGTCACCTCTCCGGCGGGTTCTGATCCCTCTCTGACGGCTTTGCCATGGCTTGCGGGGGTGTCGGAGACATCGGAGGTGTGCTTTTCGCGGCCTCGGGCGAGGCCACCGCGTCGCTCACAAGAGTGACGATTCTGCGGCCGCCGACGCCGATCGCGATCAGCCCCAGGCCGTCGAAGAGCAGGGCCAGCGAGAAGAAACAGCCGATGACGTACCGGCTGTTGCTCGGCCAGTTCGCCAGCACCAGGATGCCCAGGAGCACACCGAACGCGCCCTGCACCAGCGTCCAGCCGAACTGCGGCCCGCGCACCACCACGCTGCCGGCCAGCCGGAAGACCCCGCCGGTCAGGAACAGCAGGGCGGCGAACATCGTGAGCGCCTCGGCGCTGCCCTCGGGGCGGCGGATGATGACGACTCCGGCGGCCAGGTTCAGCGCGGCGACCACGACCGCGAGCCAGAAGAAGCGCGAGCCGCGTGACTGGATCGCGTGGGCGAGACCGACGACACCGCCGATGAGCAGCAGCCAGCCGAAGAGCAGCATCGTGGTGAGGGTCGCGAATTCGGTGTAGGCGAGGCCCACGATGCCGGCCACGACCAGGACGGCTCCGAGCAGTGCGAGCACACCGAAGCTCCGGCTCAGTCTTCTGCCTTCGCGTCGGGCGTTCCGCTCGCCG
Encoded here:
- a CDS encoding HdeD family acid-resistance protein, producing the protein MAKPTRNVEGEGGERNARREGRRLSRSFGVLALLGAVLVVAGIVGLAYTEFATLTTMLLFGWLLLIGGVVGLAHAIQSRGSRFFWLAVVVAALNLAAGVVIIRRPEGSAEALTMFAALLFLTGGVFRLAGSVVVRGPQFGWTLVQGAFGVLLGILVLANWPSNSRYVIGCFFSLALLFDGLGLIAIGVGGRRIVTLVSDAVASPEAAKSTPPMSPTPPQAMAKPSERDQNPPER